In Streptomyces sp. NBC_01551, one DNA window encodes the following:
- a CDS encoding MFS transporter, protein MSASTTAKVGSQQPRLGRDFSQLWWSAAVSSLGDGATIAAAPLLATRLTDDPRLIGAASVAVTVPFILFGIPAGLLVDRVDIRKMMVRVDIARAVLLSVLALGILGGWGGLPLLYVCMFLLGVGEVLSRNAAQVLVPFITPQAGLATANARIMAAQEAGTGFVGPLLGALMFGVAVALPFGVDAATFLCSAVLVSRIRGTRPIERAPDRAGVMSEMLAGAKWLFSHHLLRSLALVSCLINLAGNAMLAVLVVYSGKELHLGPFGYGALLACQAVGAVVSSRFAPALTERLGREGALVATAALIATSETILAAVPSVYAAGAALAIFACGTVTWNVVVVVLRQTLVPQHLLGRANSVYRLIAWGGLPVGAAAGGIVAAEVGTRAVFGIGAVAMALVAVALLMGARRQWITRAEQSSTAPTPRPADTD, encoded by the coding sequence ATGAGCGCATCGACAACTGCCAAGGTCGGCTCGCAACAGCCGCGTCTGGGGCGTGACTTCTCCCAACTGTGGTGGTCCGCCGCCGTCTCCTCGCTCGGCGACGGGGCCACGATCGCCGCCGCCCCCCTACTGGCCACCCGGCTGACCGACGACCCCCGCCTGATCGGCGCGGCCTCGGTCGCCGTCACCGTGCCGTTCATCCTGTTCGGCATCCCGGCGGGGCTGCTGGTCGACCGCGTCGACATCCGGAAGATGATGGTGCGCGTCGACATCGCCCGCGCCGTCCTGCTCTCGGTGCTCGCCCTCGGGATCCTCGGTGGCTGGGGTGGGCTGCCACTGCTCTACGTGTGCATGTTCCTGCTCGGCGTCGGCGAAGTCCTCTCCCGCAACGCCGCCCAGGTACTCGTCCCGTTCATCACCCCGCAGGCCGGGCTCGCCACCGCCAACGCCCGCATCATGGCCGCGCAGGAGGCCGGCACCGGTTTCGTCGGCCCGCTCCTCGGCGCGCTGATGTTCGGTGTGGCGGTGGCCCTGCCGTTCGGCGTGGACGCGGCCACCTTCCTGTGCTCCGCCGTACTGGTCAGCCGCATCCGCGGCACCCGGCCGATCGAGCGCGCACCGGACAGGGCCGGCGTGATGTCGGAGATGCTGGCCGGCGCCAAGTGGCTGTTCTCCCACCACCTGTTGCGCAGCCTCGCCCTGGTGTCCTGTCTGATCAACCTGGCCGGGAACGCGATGCTCGCCGTGCTCGTGGTGTACAGCGGGAAGGAACTCCACCTCGGCCCGTTCGGGTACGGCGCCCTGCTCGCCTGCCAAGCCGTGGGAGCCGTCGTCTCCTCACGATTCGCCCCCGCCCTCACCGAACGCCTCGGCCGGGAAGGGGCGCTGGTCGCCACCGCCGCGCTGATCGCCACGAGCGAGACGATCCTGGCCGCCGTGCCCTCGGTGTACGCGGCCGGAGCGGCCCTCGCGATCTTCGCGTGCGGGACCGTGACGTGGAACGTCGTCGTGGTCGTCCTGCGGCAGACCCTGGTGCCGCAGCACCTGCTCGGGCGGGCCAACAGCGTGTACCGGCTCATCGCCTGGGGCGGACTGCCCGTCGGTGCGGCGGCCGGTGGCATCGTCGCCGCCGAGGTCGGCACCCGCGCCGTGTTCGGCATCGGGGCGGTCGCCATGGCCCTCGTCGCGGTGGCGCTCCTCATGGGCGCCCGCCGCCAGTGGATCACTCGCGCCGAGCAGAGCAGCACCGCACCGACTCCGCGACCGGCGGACACGGACTGA